Part of the Lolium rigidum isolate FL_2022 chromosome 6, APGP_CSIRO_Lrig_0.1, whole genome shotgun sequence genome, tcctccacccaaactcaaatccctccgggaatcattagaggaggacccgatctaccgttctaccaagccaaatctcattcccccttgtattcattgagaagcttgcttcctagggttccttggaaaccctaggtgggcaagaggagtccggaagcatccggggctgtggatttgctccgggcaagattgtgaaggtttggaggctacctcaaagtctaccacaagtgagtgagctattccttcgtgggatagactccggagaatagggtgagccttcgtggcgcggggaatccttcgtgggacctccactcctccaaacgtgacgtaccttgttgcaaagcaagggaacacgggaatacatcctcgtctccgcgtgctatcggttatctctaacccaactccttacttgtgatttaactgcctgagagagccttcgtgctcgagttagttgtatcctcatataggttgcttcacctagtttgcattaggctcacctttatattccgcaaaacctaatattgcaaagaaagaattaaaatctgtagaaacctattcaccccccctctaggtttaccatctctatactttcacagGGAGAAGCCTCTCATGGGATTACATAAACCATACCAACGGCCACTGAGCTGCCAACATTCCAAAACTGTCGCTGGACCTCGAGAAAATGATGAGGAGACCACCGTCGTTGGACGTGAGGTTTCACTCTTTAACATAGGTCTTCAACGTCAGTGACACATGGCTGTACTGTACAATACTTCATAAAAGTTCCTAAAATTGGCCAAATACCCATGTGTAGAACATGTAGAAAAAAATTATTAGTCCATCCATTGCCATTTCCTTGTTCAATTGCACGACCTCAAAGACGGAATTGACGGTCATGATGACCCCTAGCTAGACACCCACATTCGATTAGAATAGAATATTCGCCATTTTTGTTATGTAGCTGACAAGAGCAAAATCATAGTTGTCGCGTGAGAGCAGAACAAGAGTAGCAAAACCAATTTCTCATAAAATTCCCACTTTTATTACTCCGTATAACAATGAATCCTAGTGGATACAGTGGAAGATAAAATAAACATGGTATATCCTTTTGCAATAACAATCATTCGCCAATACAATCATGAAAATCCATGTATTACATATTTATCTGTTCTTATTTTTACTAGTAGTTATAAAAATCATGGACCCATGTACCGTACGGGCCTGTACATGGTATACATGTACAGGAGTTAATTAGCTTTATGGTTGAGTGAAGCCATTGGCGCCACATGTCTTGAAttctggcggcggcgggggcaggCTGGTCTCCGGCGTGGGGCCATTCTCGACGATGAACGCTGTGGCCATGCCCATGATGATGTGGAACTCGTAGTGGCAGTGCAAGTACCACATCCCAGGGTTGTCGGTTACGAAGCGCACGGCAGCCCATCCGGTCCTAGGCACCTCCACTGTATTCCTTAGCTGCGGGTTATGGTAGTTGAACTTCTCGGGGTCCGTCTTGGGATTGTAGTTGCCGAGCCCCATGGCGAGGACGAAGAAGTCGTAGCCATGGAGGTGCATCGGGTTGGAGTCGCTCTGCAACAGCGCGGTGCTCTGGAAGATGATCTCCACGGATGTGTTGTACCGGAACCTCCGGAGCTTGGTGGCCTTGATGGTCGGCTCCAGCGCCTCCTCCAGCGGTCCCAACGGTATCAAGTCGCGGTCGGTGTAGTTATACAGGCGCGGCGGGCGATCGGGGAGGTCCTCCGTGTAGAGGCCACTCGTCCGGCCCTCGTAGTACCTCTCTAGGAGGGACGCGTTGGTTGGGTGGCGGAAGGAGACGTTGTTCATGGTGGCTACCACGATGCTCTCGGGACTCCTCCGGCGCTTGCAGGACGTCGCGTTCCCCCGGCAGATGGAGCCAAGGCCGAGCGTGAAGAAGAGGCGCTCGTCGACATGCATGGGGACGCGATTCCGGTCAGGGTGGGCGAGGCCGGTGAGGTTGTTGTGGAAGTAGAAGGACGGCATGGTGTTGTGCTGGTCGGGCATGAGCGGCGCCGCCACAGGCAAGCCGTTGTTGTTCTTGTCTGATCCGGCGTAGCGGACGAGGCCACGGGAGACGTACGACGGGATCTGTGTGTCAGGCTCAGGTGGCTGGTTTGCGAGTGCCACCATGTGGTAGTGTGCCGGCGGTGCATCAGCAGCCATGAGCACGTCGATGGCCTCACCTGGCGCGACAGTcaccatgtccgtcttgtacggcgTCAGGTAGTTCCCGTCAGCGCCGACCACCGTGAACGTGTGCCCAGCCACTTTGAAGTAGTATTCAGAGAAAAGCGCCGTGTTCAAGATGCGCAGCAGGTAGGTCTTCCCGCGCACCACGTCGAGAACGAAGCTCTCTTCCGGCTTCCCTGAGCAGTTGCCGAGGTCGCCGAGCATGCCATTGATGGTCGCCGACACCGGGTTGTCATCGAAGTTGCCGCTGTTCATCCTCCTGTCGAGCTCGATGAGGTCGAGCTGCCACCACTCGCCGATGATGATGGGCACGTCCTTGGTGGGGGTCGGGAAAGGGTACCTCCCTCCCTTGGGCCGGATGATGAAGGCTCCAGCAACTGTAGCTCGGAGGCAGGTGACGTGGGCGTGCCACCACAGCGTGCCGACCTGGCCGGTGACGTTGAAGCGGTAGACGCGGTTGCCGCCGGGAGGGATGGGGCACTCGGTCACGAAGCCGGCGCCGTCGGACCAGCAGCTCCTCATCTGCCGGACTCCGTGCCAGTGGATGGTGAGGCCGTGGGGGAGATGGTTCACGACGTCGACAACCACCGTGTCGCCATCGGTGATGTCGATCGTGGGGCCTGGGAGCTGCCCGTTCACCACGTAGATCTTGGTCGTGTTGCACAGGTGTGTCTGGTTCATCTCGTGCACCTGCTCATCATCATTAGTTAATTCATTGGTCAAAAACAGGTCAAGAGGATATCCAAACAAGTCCTATAAGTTCTAGACCACGCACTTGAATTTTATTTTGAACGGGACACACTAGATATATACTCCACCCTTTCACAATAATCTACTCTAAAGCAATCTTGCTCTGTTTATAGAAAGCCATTAATTTTAATATGTAGCTTGATTTTATTATTTACATATATCTATGTAATACTTTCTCTAATCTATAATATTTGTCGCTGAataacatgtatatatctacacatATTTTAGTGTGTCTATTCATGTCTTAATTAAGAAAGAAGTTTTAAGGATCGGAGGGGAGAGTACTAGCTATCGAATAACTTGCTacaccctccgtccataaatagatgccaaagatttattcaaattcggatgtatctagacactaaatcgtGACTACATATATTCAAATTTAGAGaaacttttggcatctatttatggacagaggtagtagtttgttttaaaatttgaacaacatAGTCAacaattgagaacaagcaagtgcgtgtgcACTTGCCCTATGCCACAGCACTCCACGATAGCCACCTCGCGTTCACGGGTTGGGTGATCGCCATGCTTCTGTGATTTCTATTGGTCCAGGTGTTGAGCAATAATAATATACAGAGAGATGGAGCCTGCCCAGTTAACACCGCCCCCATGTAGCACCTCTCCTCTCACGCAACCTCTCTCTTCAGTCCACGCCACCATCCTCTCGCCCGGCTCCACCTCCCGagggcacgccgccgccgccgatccatcACCTCCTGGCGCAGCGGTTACCTCGTCGTCTCTCCTCATGTGGCTCCTCTTCCTATCTCCTCTAACTACTCCATCGATCCTCACCTCTGCACCCTCTATCCAGGCTTCACGAGAGCTTTCTTGCCCCCATCCAACTAGGTTGTAGCGACCGAGAAAGACGGTGAGGGGTCGAGGCCATTGGTGCTGGACCTCCTGGAGGCGTCACCGACGGGCCAGAGGCCTCTGGCTGATGGGGAGGAGAATACCTCCGCCGGGGTGGGGGCAAACCCTAGCGCGGTAGGTAATCATCTCCTCATCTTATTCATGTTTTTTATTTACTTCCTAATGgccatgaattttttttttagtttggcTGAGTTTGTGGTTCCCCCCACCTGTTTGATCCAAAATTAATTGACTACCCTAATTTCTATTCTTTATGTTCTTTTCAAATTTACTCATGTGGTAGAGCAACTTAATTTGGGAGAAGATTCCGTGAATAGATTTAATGAAGCAACAATGTCTTAATTACTCTCCTTCTTGGTAACTTTTTCACAGATCCATGTGCTGAAGCGTTTGTGGTGGTGAGATTAATTATGCGCTTTGATTATCAACAATAAATGTTATTAAACTTCATGTGCAGCAATATTGATCAGAGCAGGTATGTGTGCATCGTTTTTCTTGTATTACTTGCAGTTATAAATATTCGGCAAGTGCTCGGCTCAGCTACTTATGTGCTCAATATATTACTCTCCTTTTTGTAGAAACACAAAGCTGTTTGTTCCAATGTTATATTTATTAGAAGTAATAGCGGCAGCGGAATGCCTTTTTTCTACCACTGATTGGTGACATGACTCACTGTTCTGATAGACCAAGGTAACCTGTCACACATAATCGATTCATATAATTAAAACACAGATAACTATTCTGCTGCTCTCCATTTTTTTCTTGTGTCCATATTGTAGTATACTAGCATGTTCATTTGGAACTGCATGATACACATGAGTTTGCTCATATCACCTTTTTATTCTTCTCTCCTCAAACTTCTTCAGTGTTGTGGTTTATGTTGCTCTGAATGTTGCTTTACCATATGATTTAAGATAATATCGCTCATCCCTAGAGCCTTTACATGTGATAGGTGGTTTATGAGATTGCAATCAATCTGATATACACTTGCGTTTGAACATGACCTTTTCATGAATGAAACTGTTATCGGTAATCTGAGGAAGCTAACTAAGTACTAAGGTAAGCTTTAGTGCTTCTTTTCCAGAGATTTTTCATATTAGGTTCAGGCCATGCCTCACATATTTAATTTGTATTTCGTTTAACGATATCTCATTCTTTATAGCAGTGCAAGCATAGTGTATTAGTTCTATTTTAATCGCCTGATTGCATTTAGATAAAGTCTAATCCTGGAGAGTAAGCTGGTTGTATTGGGCTATTGGAACTATTTGGCTACACTGATTAATCTCATGTTGTGCATTTTCTGTAGTGTTAGTGTAGCTCTCCTCATGTAACCTGTTGTggtgttttttcttcttcagctCTACCTGTTTATGAGATACCCTTTCTAGCTCACTTTCTTCCTGATAAAGGTTCCTGTGAGGCCCTTTGGGTGCTAGCATAATGGCATGGGTTATCTATCAGATTGTAGGGTCATCTGCTATTAAGAGGTTAAATGGAACTAGGATGCAGTACTTGGAATCTTGGATACACTCTAGAAGGTAAAAAAGTAAAATCCTTGGTCCATGTATTTTCTTTATGATTACTTGCAACAATGAGATGTGTAGTCTTAAGTTGTTTCCACTGGGTTCAGATAAAAAAGAATGCCCCGTGTTAATTAGAAAATAGGGAAGACGTGGGAGATCAAGGAGGAAGGCTACTGTTGTGGAGGCTCGGCCTGCCATGGCCAAAGTGTGCCCCTCTTCCCACCCAGTTGTTTATGATTCAGGTACATCTGATTTTACCGTCTAATTATTTTGGTTTAGGTGTAAtttggaggaagaagacgaagttcAATGTTCCAGGTTCCATGTGAATACTTGAATACCAAACATAAGCTGATATTGGGTTGTAATTTCCAGGTCTATTCTTGCTGATATTCACTCCTGCTTTTCTTTGATGATTTGTTTATGCTTCATTTCCTCTGTTGGAAACGCAATGCGACGCCTCGCTGGTTAATGGTGATTGGTGAATGCAGTCCTAGCATAGTACACATGATTTTATTGTCATTAGCATTGTTTTGCTCGCATTCAAGAGTTTCCAGCCTTtaggtatatatatatgtatggctATACAGTTGTTCGAGTATTCTTTAATTGAATAGTGTGCTGCCTCTTTTGCAGTTTACTTACCGGTTATCCTTCGGTAAATTTTGCGCTCAATACAAACACAGAAACCTTTATCCTCACTGCTACCAACCCTCGGTGAGATGTTCTTTTCATCTAATATTTCTATATGGTTATGAGTATGTTAATACGTTCTTCCGCAGTTCCTCTTCCTCTATAGTCTGTTGTTGCCCCTGATGCACTCTGCTCCTACAGAACTGGAGATTAGTCTCCGGTTTCCCCCTGTGCCGAATCTTGGTCCTGCCGTTTTGAAGCTACTTGTCCACCAGATCCTTCACGGGGTGTGGCCTTAAGTAAGGTCTGTGCTGCAGGAAGTCTGGTGGGTGGTAGGTAGGAGCACGCGGTGAGGACATGCTAGCAGCTCTTTCTGTATGTCTCTCTCTCTGTGGATTCGTACATATGGTGCTGATCTTGTTTCCATGGCAGTGATGACATATATTTATTTTATCATTTCATCCTTACAATTTCTTTTTTTACAATTTTGCATCCATAGCATACATGAtcccctctcctccgccggcaATAAACTTCACATGTCACATCTACTTTGCTAGCATACATCTCTCCTCTTTTACTGTCTATTCTTCTATGATGATGTTAGTGAATGAAGTTCTTGATTTTGCAAATATTTGATTTCAATGATGGCATTAGATTGGCTCCTTACTGAATGAGAAAGTGTTCCTTTATTCTGTTGTTACACATCTAATAGCTCCTTACTGTATTGAAAAGAGGTAGATTGCAACTTCTCATGTCCAAGATGAAAGTTGAAGTTGTTGTGGAGATTGATAAATTATTGAGTATTCTAGATTTTTAAATTATCCGAGAATCTTTCGTAACCTGAATACGTGTTAGAACAAAGTTCTGTACTTCAGAGTAGGAGAAACACATCAATTTATCAACACCAGCTGAATACGTTTTAGTTAGTtggttctttcttttattttgctTCATGTTTGTTCTGGTCTACGGAGTAGCTTCCAAATTGTTAGCCTTTGTTGATTGCCAGTTTGTGTTTTTGCCAGGTCGGATGTTTACCAAGGATTCTTTCCATGGGCATTTGACCAGGTAATTTTTTGCTACTACAAAAAGTATATGAAATAATCATAGAACTGAAGGAATATGAGACAGTGTGTGTCCCTACTCTTTTGCACTCACATACAGTTTCTTACGCCCCTGCAGTAGTTAAATATTTGCACCAATGCTTCCTTCGAATTTTAAGAGATATATCATGTTTAGATCATACCAAGGGGTTGGTTTGTTGCTCATTTTCCATACCTTAGGTGTGTATTTCCTTTCCTATCAGTTCTCAGTGTTACAAACTGACGCATAGTAGTATTGTTAGTAAATACTCTCCCTTAGTACAAGTAATCGTGTCTGTTAAATTTGCGGCACCAAGAAAAGTACTTAAATACAAAGTGTCAGG contains:
- the LOC124664646 gene encoding laccase-19-like gives rise to the protein MVNLSMAATILCAMALAALAGAIGTEAAVVEHTFVVHEMNQTHLCNTTKIYVVNGQLPGPTIDITDGDTVVVDVVNHLPHGLTIHWHGVRQMRSCWSDGAGFVTECPIPPGGNRVYRFNVTGQVGTLWWHAHVTCLRATVAGAFIIRPKGGRYPFPTPTKDVPIIIGEWWQLDLIELDRRMNSGNFDDNPVSATINGMLGDLGNCSGKPEESFVLDVVRGKTYLLRILNTALFSEYYFKVAGHTFTVVGADGNYLTPYKTDMVTVAPGEAIDVLMAADAPPAHYHMVALANQPPEPDTQIPSYVSRGLVRYAGSDKNNNGLPVAAPLMPDQHNTMPSFYFHNNLTGLAHPDRNRVPMHVDERLFFTLGLGSICRGNATSCKRRRSPESIVVATMNNVSFRHPTNASLLERYYEGRTSGLYTEDLPDRPPRLYNYTDRDLIPLGPLEEALEPTIKATKLRRFRYNTSVEIIFQSTALLQSDSNPMHLHGYDFFVLAMGLGNYNPKTDPEKFNYHNPQLRNTVEVPRTGWAAVRFVTDNPGMWYLHCHYEFHIIMGMATAFIVENGPTPETSLPPPPPEFKTCGANGFTQP